TCTTATGGTCCTTACTCAAGAGCGATGGTAAAAATCTGTAAAGAAGAATCTTTCCACCAAAGACAGGGTTACGAGATTTTAATGGCGCTTTGTCGTGGTACAAAACAGCAGAAAGAAATGGCTCAGGCTTCGTTAAACCGTTTCTGGTGGCCCGCTTTAATGATGTTTGGTCCGAATGATGACAGTTCGCCAAATTCTAAAATCTCTATGAATTACAGAGTGAAAAGAGAAAGTAACGACAGTCTTCGTCAGAGATTTATTGATGTTACCGTTTCTCAGGCTGAATTCTTAGGATTAACCGTTCCGGATAAAGACCTGAAATGGAATGAGGAAAGACAGCATTACGATTTCGGAGAACTTCCGTGGGATGAATTCATGGAAATCTTAAAAGGAAACGGTCCTGCCAACAAAAAGCGTATCGAAACCAAGAGAAAAGCGCAAAGAGAAAATTCTTGGGTAAAAGAAGCGGCAGCAGCTTTCGCAGAAAAACAGGAGAAAATTTCAATATAACAATATACCAATGTAAAAATGTAGCAATTCAATTGTCATTCTGAGCGAAGCGAAGAATCTCATTATTGTTAAACTGGTACATTGATACATTGTTAAATTTAATTTTATTTATGGCAAATTTAGATATGTGGGAAGTGTTTATTCAGACTAAACCGGGATTATCTCACAAACATGTTGGAATTGTACAGGCACCAACAGCAGAAATGGCTTTGCAGAACGCAAGAGACGTTTATACAAGAAGAAAAGAAGGAACTTCTGTTTGGGTAGTTCCAAGTAAATATATCGTGACTTCGGAAGGGGTTGATAAAGAAGCGTTCTTCGATCCAGCGGATGATAAATTGTACCGTCACCCGACGTTCTACGACATTCCAAACGATGTGAAAAATATGTAATTAAGACTTTGGAGATAATAGACGAATAGATAATAGACGTCAAAGTCTATCTATTTTCTATCAGTCTATCATCTATCAGTCTTCAAATTGATTAAACAATGAACCCATTATATAATTATTTATTAAAACTAGCAGACGACAGTTTCATTATGGGACAGCGTTTGTCTGCATGGTGCGGTGAAGGTCCTTATTTAGAGGAAGATATTGCATTAACGAATATTGCGTTGGATGAACTTGGACAGGCGAATAACTTTTACGTTTACGCTTCAAGAGTGATCGACAACGGAAAAAGCGAAGATGATCTGGCGTTTCTAAGATACGAACACGAATATCTAAATGCACACTGGGCAGAACTTCCGAACGAAGATTATGCTCAGACGATCTTAAAAGTGTACGTTTTTGCGGTATATCAGAAGCTGATGTATGAAGCATTATCAAATTCTGCCAATGAAGAACTTTCTGCCATTGCTCAGAAATCGTTGAAAGAAGTAAGGTATCACTATACTCACGCTGCTTCGTGGATGAAAATTTTCGCTCAGGGAACAGAAGAAAGTAAATCCCGTTTAGAAAAAGCAATCGAAAATATTTGGGAATATACGAAAGGTCTATTCGCAAAAACAGAAGGAGAAGATGATTTGGTAGATTTAAATATTGCTCCGAATGCAGATGCTCTTTATGAAGAATTCGTTGCAATTACACAGAAAGATTTTGCAGGTTTCGGCTTAGAATATCCTGTAAATCCTTTCATGCAGCCAAAATCAAGAACAGGTTACCACACAGAATATTTTGGATTTATCCTTTGTGAGCTGCAATATATGCAGAGAGCATATCCGGGATGTACTTGGTAATAAAAATGTACCAATATATCAATTTAACAGTCTAGCAATGATTGTTACATTGATACATTGTTAAATTGTTACATTAATTTATTGTTAGATTTAAAATTGAAAAATCCTTTAGAAATATTAGAACTCGTTCCCGATCCGGAAATTCCGGTAATTAATATCGTGGAATTGGGTATTGTGAGAGATGCGAAGGTTACAGGTTCGAATTCTGTCGAGGTTACCATTACACCAACTTATTCTGCCTGCCCCGCTATGTTTACCATTGAGGAAGACATCATGAAAATCATGAAGGAAAATGGTTGGGATGCAAAAGTAGTGACCAAAATGTTTCCGATTTGGACCACAGATTGGCTGACGGATGATGCAAGAGAAAAACTTCGCGTTTACGGAATCACACCTCCCGAAAAAGGAGCAGATGAACATCACATTGGGAAACCAAAAAAATGTCCTCGTTGTGGTTCTATGAACTCCAAACAGATCAGCAGATTCGGATCTACTTTATGTAAGGCTTCGTATCAGTGTTTAGACTGTTTAGAGCCTTTTGATTATTTTAAATGCCACTAAAATCAGTGTAACAATATAGCAATCTAGCAGTTTAAAAATATGTTCAGTATGACATTATAATTATTACATTGTTAGACTGATAAATTGTTACATTATAACTAAATTAGTGGAGGTAATAAAAAAATAAAAAACGATGTACACACAACTCGATATTGAATCACATTTCGACGGAAAGCTGAAAATTGCTTATCTGAATCAACCGGACACCATGAATGCGCTAACAAAGCCATCTTTATTAGATTTAAAAGACTTTGTGAAAGAGTGCAGCAATGATCCTGAAGTACGATGCGTTGCGATTTCAGGAAGAGGAAGAGCATTTTGCTCCGGTCAGAACCTGGATGACGCTTTTGTAACGGGAAAAGAGCATCAAGATAATGATATTATCAGAAAAATTGTGGTGGATTATTATAATCCGTTAGTTACAGAAATTACTCGTTGCAGAAAGCCGGTTGTTGCTTTGGTAAATGGCCCTGCTGTGGGAGCAGGAGCAATGTTGGCATTAATCTGCGATTTTGTCTTAGCCAGTGAAAAAGCTTATTTCTCACAGGCATTTTCCAATATAGGATTAATTCCTGATACCGGAGGTACCTATTTCTTACCAAAACTATTGGGGAGACAGTTGGCCAATTATTTAGCATTTACCGGTAAAAAATTATCGGCTGAAGAATCAAAATCGTATGGTTTGGTGGCAGAAGTTTTCTCGGAAGAGGAATTCATTTCCAAATCATTGGAAATTTTAGAAAAAACATCCAATATGCCGACCGTTGGCTTGAAATTAACGAAAAAAGCTTTTGCCGCTTCGTATAACAACTCTCTGAAAGATCAATTGGAACTGGAAGGCGATCTTCAGCAGGAAGCAGCAGAAACGGAAGATTTTATCGAAGGTGTAAATGCCTTTTTAGAAAAAAGAAAACCTGATTATAAAGGAAGATAAGAATTAATATAACAATATACCAATGTAGCAGTTTACCAATGAAATGCGTCAATAGTCCGACACGCTCACTACTGGCAAGCATTACAAAAATTGTTACATTGTTACATTGATACACTGTTACATTATGAAAGTAGGAATTATCGGTGCCGGAACAATGGGAATCGGCATTGCACAAGTAGCTGCAACGAACGGATGCAGGGTTTGGGTGTACGACGCCAATCCGAAACAAGTAGAAACGGCAACTGTAGGTCTGGAAAAAACATTAACCAAATTGGTTGATAAGCAGAAAATTTCATCAGAAAAAATGGTCGAAATTTTATCTAATATTTCCATAGCTACAGAATTGAAGGACTTCAAAGATTGCGAATTAATTATTGAAGCCATCATCGAAAACAAAGACATAAAAACCAAAGTTTTCACAGAATTAGAGAAACACGTTTCCGAAAGCTGTGTGATTGGTTCCAATACATCATCCATTTCCATCACCTCTCTCGGTGCGGAATTACAGAAACCGGAGCGTTTCATCGGAATTCACTTCTTCAATCCGGCTCCTTTGATGCCTTTAGTTGAGGTTATCCCTTCTTTATTAACAGAAAAATCTTTAGCGGAAAAAATCTATAATCTGATGAAAGAGTGGGGTAAAACTCCTGTTATTGCAAAGGATATTCCTGGATTTATCGTTAATAGAATTGCCCGTCCTTACTACGGTGAAGGATTGAGATTGGTTGAGGAAAACATTGCAACAGTAGAACAGGTAGATGATGCCATGAAAACAATAGGAAACTTCAAAATGGGACCTTTTGAATTAATGGATTTAATTGGTGTTGATGTGAATTTTTCTGTGACAAAAACAGTGTACAACGAATATTTCTACGATCCAAAATATAAACCATCTCTTCTTCAGCAAAGAATGTCGGAAGCAAAACTTCACGGCAGAAAAACCGGAAAAGGGTTCTACGATTATTCTGAAGGGGCAGAAAAACCTGTTGCCGAAAAAGATGATGTACTTTATCAACAAATATTTTTGAGAATTATTTCAATGCTAATCAATGAAGCGGTTGAAGCAAAAAGATTAGGTATTGCGAACGATGAAGATTTAGAATTGGCCATGCAGAAAGGTGTAAATTATCCAAAAGGGTTATTGGCTTGGGGAAAAGAAATCGGATATGCAAAAATCTCCGAAACGCTACAAAATCTTTACGAAGAATATCAGGAAGAAAGATACAGACAAAGTCCTTTGCTGCGTAAATTATAAATGTACCAATGTATCAGTTTATCAATGTACCAATCTAAAAACACTGGTAAACTGATACATTGCTAAATCTTTACGAAGAATATCAGGAAGAAAGATACAGACAAAGTCCTTTGCTGCGTGAATTATAAATGTACCAATGTATCAGATTATCAATGTACCAATCTAACAACACTGGTAAACTGATACATTGCTAAATCTTTACGAAGAATATCAGGAAGAAAGATACAGACAAAGTCCTTTGCTGCGTAAATTATAAATGTACCAATGTATCAGTTTATCAATGTACCAATCTAAAAACACTGGTAAACTGATACATTGCTAAATCTTTACGAAGAATATCAGGAAGAAAGATACAGACAAAGTCCTTTGCTGCGTAAATTATAAATGTACCAATGTATCAGTTTATCAATGTACCAATCTAAAAACATTGGTAAACTGATACATTGCTAAATCTTTACGAAGAATATCAGGAAGAAAGATACAGATAAAGTCCTTTGCTGCGTAAATTATAAATGTACCAATGTATCAGTTTACCAATCTAAAAATATTGGTAAACTGATACATTGCTAAATTGCTACATTAATATTATGGATATAAATAGTTTCAGAGCCGAATTAGAAACAAGGCTTATTATTGAAAAAGAATACATTATTCAGGAGCTTTCTATGATGAATGAGGATCCTGAAAAACTGGAATTATTAGGCAAATTCAATGAAAAATATAAAGAGTTAGTGAGAAGAATCGCTAATGAAGAAGGAATTGATCTGAATGCCTTTTATACCCATGAAAATTCATCAGATAACCTCACATACGAGCAGATAATTCTTGGAAAAACCATGAGTGTTTATGATAAACTGGCCGATGAATTATATGTCGAAATAACAAGAACAAATTAATATGAATCCGAGACAGGTTGTAGATTATATGATGGAGAAAGACTATTTCTCCCAATTTTTAGGAATAAAAATCATTGATATTAAAGAAAATTATTCTTTGATTGAAATGGAAATCACCAAACAAATGCTCAACGGATTGGGAACAGTTCATGGAGGAGTAACATTCGCTTTTGCAGATTCTGCATTTGCTTTTTCATCAAACAATGACGGAAACGCAGCGGTTGCATTAAGTGTAACCATCAATTTTACCAAAGCCGGAAGGGAAGGAGATATTTTCAGAGCAGAAAGTGTTTTGGTAAATGATACCAGAAAAACGGCGATTTACGACATTAAAATTACCAATCAAAATAACGATCAGGTAGCAAAATTTGTTGGAACAGTGTATAAAATCGGGAAAAAAGTAACGGAGCTATAGGCTCAATGTAACAATGTAACAATGTAACAATGAAACAATGTATCGGTGTACCAATTTACCAATTTACCAATGATATGAAATAAATTAATTTTTAACACAAATGATAAACTTCGAAAACAACCCATTAATTTCCAAAACAGTTCAGTTTTCTTTAGATATAATTGAATTTTGTGAACTGTTAGATGAAAAAAGAAAATTTGTTATTGCTAAACAATTGTTACGTTCCGGAACTAGCATTGGAGCTAACTCGTTTGAAGCACAAAACCCACACAGCAAGAATGATTTTATCAATAAAATTAAAATTGCAGCAAAAGAATTAGAAGAAACAAAATATTGGCTCTATCTCTGTAAACATTCTAAAACTTATCCATTCGATGAAAAGTTAGAACTTCAGATTACTGAGATTGGAAAAATTATTTATAAAATATTAAGTACAAGCTTGAAAAATTAGTATAACAATGTACCAAGGTAACAGTCTACAAATGATTGTTACACTGTTACATTATTAGATTGTTAAATTGAATTATTATGAACAACGTATATATCATAGATTATGTAAGAACGCCCATCTCAAAATTGGCCGGAGGACTTTCTGAAGTTCGTGCGGACGATTTGGCAGCGGTGGTGATTAAAGAAGTGGTGGCAAGAAACCCTGAAGTTCCTGTGGACGAAATTGAGGATGTTATTTTCGGATGTGCGAATCAGGCGGGTGAAGATAACAGAAATGTAGCAAGAATGGGACTTTTATTGGCTGGGCTTCCCTATAAAATCGGTGGTGAAACGGTTAACAGACTTTGTGCTTCAGGAATGTCGGCGGTGGCGAATGCTTTCCGTTCGATTGCTTCCGGTGAAGGTGAAATTTACATCGCAGGTGGAGTAGAGCACATGACGCGTTCGCCTTATGTAATGTCAAAACCAAGTGCAGCTTTCGGTAGAGATAGTCAGATGTTTGATACGACCTTCGGATGGAGATTTGTCAATCCTAAAATGAAAGAATTATACGGGGTTGATGGAATGGGAGACACCGCTGAAAATTTAGCAGATATGCATAATATCAGCCGTGAAGATCAGGATAAATTTGCCCTTTGGTCTCAACAAAAAGCGACGAAAGCTCAGGAAAGCGGAAGATTGGCGGAAGAAATCGTAAAAGTTGAAATTCCACAAAGAAAAGGCGAACCGAAAATCTTCGATACAGACGAATTCATCAAACCAACTTCTTCAATGGAAGGATTAGGAAAACTTCGTCCGGCCTTCAGAAAAGAAGGAACAGTAACAGCTGGAAATGCTTCGGGAATGAACGACGGAGCAGCTGCTTTAATTTTAGCAAGCGAAGAAGCAGTAAAAAAATATGGTTTAAAACCAAAAGCTAAAATCTTAGGATCATCTGTTGCCGGTGTTGAGCCAAGAATTATGGGAATCGGACCTGTTGAAGCGACTCAGAAATTACTAAAAAGACTGAATCTTTCATTAGATGATATGGACATCATTGAATTGAATGAAGCATTCGCAGCTCAGGCTTTAGCCGTAACGAGAACTTTAGGTTTAAAAGATGATGATTCAAGAGTAAATCCAAACGGAGGAGCTATTGCAATCGGTCATCCACTTGGAGTTTCAGGAGCGAGAATCGTTGGTTCTGCAGCCATGGAACTTCAAAAACAAGATAAAAAATATGCTTTGTGTACCCTTTGTATCGGTGTCGGACAAGGTTATGCAATGGTGATTGAAAAAGTATAACTTTTTCAATAATATAACAATATAAAAGTGTATCAATGTAACAATTTTGCGGTCTGTGATGTTAGGCTTGTCGAAGCATTTCACTGGTAAACTGTTACATTGATACATTATTACATTAATTTTTTAAGAAAAAAATTATGAATATCTACTCATATCACGGAATTCGTCCCATCATCAAACCTTCCGCTTACGTTCATCCACAAGCGGTGATCATTGGAAATGTGGAAATCGGAGAGGAAGTTTATATTGGTCCAAACGCGGTTATTCGTGGCGACTGGGGGAAAATTATCATCAAAGACGGTGCGAATGTTCAGGAAAACTGTACCCTTCACGTTTTTCCGGGGATTGAAACCATTTTGGAAGAATCGGCGCATATCGGTCACGGAGCGATTATTCATTCCGGACATATCGGAAAAAATTGTTTGGTTGGAATGAACGCAGTCGTAATGGATAAAGCCGTTATCGGTGATGAATGTATCATCGGAGCGTTGGCTTTCGTTCCTGCCAATTTCAGATGTGATGCTAGAAAACTGATCGTTGGAAGTCCGGCAAAAATCATCCGTGATGTTTCCGATGAGATGATCAAATGGAAAACGCAAGGAACAAGATTATATCAGGAATTGGCAAGAGAAGGTAAAGATGCGATCTTGCCTTGCGAACCTTTTTCAGAATATGTACAACAGATTCCTACAAAAGTTGTTGATTACAGCATTTGGGATGATGTGAAATAATGATCTCAATCAAAACCTCATAGGTTTCTAAAACCTATGAGGTTTTGAAAAAGTGTTTAAGAAAGAAAAAGCATGATTAAAAAACTTCTTATTATCTCCACAATTTTATTTACATTTCAATCTGTCGCTTTTGCCCAGACTGGAAATGTAAAACCATTAACTATTGGAGAAATCAGAACCATAGAATCTAAAATTTTAAACGAAGAAAGAACACTAAATATCTATCTTCCGCAAAATTTCGACAAAACAAAATCTTACCCAATTATCTATCTTTTAGATGGAAGCATGAATGAAGATTTTATTCACGTGACGGGTTTAGTTCAATTCTTCAATCAGATGTATTCCATGCCGGAAACAATCGTGGTCGGAATTGCTAATATTGACAGAAAAAGAGACTTTACTTTTCATACGGATTTAAAAGATTTACAAAAAGATTATCCTACAACGGGACATTCGGATAAATTCATCAGTTTTCTGGAGAAAGAATTGAAACCTTATATTGAAAGTCAGTTTAAAACTACCGATAAATATGTATTCGGGCAATCATTGGGCGGACTGTTAGCCACGGAAATTCTGTTGAAAAAACCGGAAATGTTTAATAACTATTTTATCATCAGTCCAAGTTTATGGTGGGATGATGAAAGTCTTTTAAAACAGGCTCCTCAATTATTAGCCAAAATTCAGGACACGAAAAAATTCGTTTATGTTTCTGTCGGAAAAGGTGAACATCCGGTGATGGTAAAAGATGCTGAAGATTTATTTGATGTTTTGAAAAAAGCGAACAAAAAAAATTGGACTTTAGAATATAAAATGATGGAAACAGACAATCATGCAACGATTCTTCACAGAAGTTTGTATGAAGGTTTGGTGAAATTGTTTCCGTATCAAGAAGCGAAAAATTAAAAATATAACAATCTAAAAATGTATCAGTGTAACAATTATTGGTAAACTGTTAAATTGATACATTGTTAAATTAAATATTATATGGAAAAGTTAAAAAATTACATTCATGGCGAATGGATTGAAGGCACTGGAAACGGAATTCCTTTATACAATGCTGTCAACGGTGAGCAGGTTGCCATTTCCGATACTGAAGGGCTGAATTTCGAGCAGGCTTTGGATTACGGAAGAACGGTAGGTTACAAAAATCTCTCTTCGATGACGTTTTACGATCGTGGAGAAATGCTGAAAAAAGTAGCGCTTTACCTTTTAGAGAGAAAGAAAAAATATTACGAATTATCATATAAAACGGGAGCAACTTATGCAGATTCTTGGGTAGATATCGAAGGAGGTTTCGGTACTTTCTTCACCTATTCAGGATTGGCAAAAAGAATGCTTCCCAATACTCCGTTTTGGGTGGATGGAGAAACTCAGAAAATTTCTGCGAACGGAACTTTCCTGGGAACTCATATTTTAACGCCAAGTGAAGGAGTTTCAGTTCAAATCAATGCCTATAACTTTCCGGTTTGGGGAATGTTGGAAAAGTTATCCACATCATTGTTAGCAGGTGTTCCTTCAATCGTGAAGCCTTCACCGTTTGGTTCTTACTTAACCAACGCCGTTTTTCAGGATATGATTGAAAGCGGAGTTCTTCCGGAAGGAGCTGTTCAGTTAATCTGCGGTGAGCCCGGAAATGTTCTGGATTATATTCAGGATGGAGATTCTGTCTTGTTCACAGGTTCTGCGACGACGGGTAGAAAATTGAAATCTTTACCATCAATTGCAGGCAATGCGGTTCGTTTCAATATGGAAGCAGATTCTTTAAACTGTTCGATTCTTGGTTTGGATGCAAAACCGGGAACTCCGGAATTTGATTTATTCATCAAAGAAGTTCGTAACGAAATGACCACGAAAGCGGGACAAAAATGTACGGCAATCCGAAGAATTATCGTTCCTGAAAACTTAATCGGTGATGTTCAGAATGCTTTATCTAAGGCTTTAGACCAGACAAAAATCGGAAATCCATTAAGCAGAGAAACAAGAATGGGTTCTTTGGTTGGAAAACAGCAGTATGATGAGGTTTTAAGAAAAGTTGATTTATTAAAAGCAGAAACAGAATTAGTTTACGACGGGCAACACGAATTGGTAGATGCAAACTATGAAAATGGAGCATTTATGAGTCCGAAATTATTCTTAAACGATTCTCCGTTTACAAAAAATATCTCTCACGATGTCGAAGCTTTCGGTCCGGTTTCTACACTGATGCCTTACAAAGATGCGGAAGAAGCAGCGGCGTTGGCGAAAAGAGGAAAAGGAAGTTTGGTAGGTTCTATCATTTCTCACGATGACAATTTCGTGGCAGAAACTTCGTGGAAAATGGCTTCTCAACACGGAAGAATTTTCGTGTTAAACAGAGATAATGCGAAAGAAAGTACAGGTCACGGTTCTCCGCTTCCGACGTTGATGCATGGTGGTCCCGGTAGAGCAGGTGGTGGTGAGGAAATGGGCGGTTTAGGCGGTCTTCATTTCTTCCTTCAAAAAACGGCGATTCAGGGTTCTCCGGATACATTAACGGCGATTACTAAAATCTATCAGCAAGGTGCTGAGAAAAAATATTCAGATAAACATCCTTTCCAGA
The sequence above is a segment of the Chryseobacterium sp. MYb264 genome. Coding sequences within it:
- the paaA gene encoding 1,2-phenylacetyl-CoA epoxidase subunit PaaA, whose translation is MDLEKFVQYVHDENKVEPKDVMPDDYRKLLVRQISQHAHSEIVGMLPEANWVSRAPSLRRKMALLAKVQDEAGHGLYLYSATETLGNGTIRADRDATYDDMLEGKAKYSSIFNYPTLSWADIGAIGWLVDGAAIMNQVMLMGNSYGPYSRAMVKICKEESFHQRQGYEILMALCRGTKQQKEMAQASLNRFWWPALMMFGPNDDSSPNSKISMNYRVKRESNDSLRQRFIDVTVSQAEFLGLTVPDKDLKWNEERQHYDFGELPWDEFMEILKGNGPANKKRIETKRKAQRENSWVKEAAAAFAEKQEKISI
- the paaB gene encoding 1,2-phenylacetyl-CoA epoxidase subunit PaaB is translated as MANLDMWEVFIQTKPGLSHKHVGIVQAPTAEMALQNARDVYTRRKEGTSVWVVPSKYIVTSEGVDKEAFFDPADDKLYRHPTFYDIPNDVKNM
- the paaC gene encoding 1,2-phenylacetyl-CoA epoxidase subunit PaaC, which translates into the protein MNPLYNYLLKLADDSFIMGQRLSAWCGEGPYLEEDIALTNIALDELGQANNFYVYASRVIDNGKSEDDLAFLRYEHEYLNAHWAELPNEDYAQTILKVYVFAVYQKLMYEALSNSANEELSAIAQKSLKEVRYHYTHAASWMKIFAQGTEESKSRLEKAIENIWEYTKGLFAKTEGEDDLVDLNIAPNADALYEEFVAITQKDFAGFGLEYPVNPFMQPKSRTGYHTEYFGFILCELQYMQRAYPGCTW
- the paaD gene encoding 1,2-phenylacetyl-CoA epoxidase subunit PaaD, which codes for MKNPLEILELVPDPEIPVINIVELGIVRDAKVTGSNSVEVTITPTYSACPAMFTIEEDIMKIMKENGWDAKVVTKMFPIWTTDWLTDDAREKLRVYGITPPEKGADEHHIGKPKKCPRCGSMNSKQISRFGSTLCKASYQCLDCLEPFDYFKCH
- a CDS encoding enoyl-CoA hydratase/isomerase family protein — encoded protein: MYTQLDIESHFDGKLKIAYLNQPDTMNALTKPSLLDLKDFVKECSNDPEVRCVAISGRGRAFCSGQNLDDAFVTGKEHQDNDIIRKIVVDYYNPLVTEITRCRKPVVALVNGPAVGAGAMLALICDFVLASEKAYFSQAFSNIGLIPDTGGTYFLPKLLGRQLANYLAFTGKKLSAEESKSYGLVAEVFSEEEFISKSLEILEKTSNMPTVGLKLTKKAFAASYNNSLKDQLELEGDLQQEAAETEDFIEGVNAFLEKRKPDYKGR
- a CDS encoding 3-hydroxyacyl-CoA dehydrogenase NAD-binding domain-containing protein: MKVGIIGAGTMGIGIAQVAATNGCRVWVYDANPKQVETATVGLEKTLTKLVDKQKISSEKMVEILSNISIATELKDFKDCELIIEAIIENKDIKTKVFTELEKHVSESCVIGSNTSSISITSLGAELQKPERFIGIHFFNPAPLMPLVEVIPSLLTEKSLAEKIYNLMKEWGKTPVIAKDIPGFIVNRIARPYYGEGLRLVEENIATVEQVDDAMKTIGNFKMGPFELMDLIGVDVNFSVTKTVYNEYFYDPKYKPSLLQQRMSEAKLHGRKTGKGFYDYSEGAEKPVAEKDDVLYQQIFLRIISMLINEAVEAKRLGIANDEDLELAMQKGVNYPKGLLAWGKEIGYAKISETLQNLYEEYQEERYRQSPLLRKL
- the paaI gene encoding hydroxyphenylacetyl-CoA thioesterase PaaI, which codes for MNPRQVVDYMMEKDYFSQFLGIKIIDIKENYSLIEMEITKQMLNGLGTVHGGVTFAFADSAFAFSSNNDGNAAVALSVTINFTKAGREGDIFRAESVLVNDTRKTAIYDIKITNQNNDQVAKFVGTVYKIGKKVTEL
- a CDS encoding four helix bundle protein, which encodes MINFENNPLISKTVQFSLDIIEFCELLDEKRKFVIAKQLLRSGTSIGANSFEAQNPHSKNDFINKIKIAAKELEETKYWLYLCKHSKTYPFDEKLELQITEIGKIIYKILSTSLKN
- the pcaF gene encoding 3-oxoadipyl-CoA thiolase — encoded protein: MNNVYIIDYVRTPISKLAGGLSEVRADDLAAVVIKEVVARNPEVPVDEIEDVIFGCANQAGEDNRNVARMGLLLAGLPYKIGGETVNRLCASGMSAVANAFRSIASGEGEIYIAGGVEHMTRSPYVMSKPSAAFGRDSQMFDTTFGWRFVNPKMKELYGVDGMGDTAENLADMHNISREDQDKFALWSQQKATKAQESGRLAEEIVKVEIPQRKGEPKIFDTDEFIKPTSSMEGLGKLRPAFRKEGTVTAGNASGMNDGAAALILASEEAVKKYGLKPKAKILGSSVAGVEPRIMGIGPVEATQKLLKRLNLSLDDMDIIELNEAFAAQALAVTRTLGLKDDDSRVNPNGGAIAIGHPLGVSGARIVGSAAMELQKQDKKYALCTLCIGVGQGYAMVIEKV
- a CDS encoding acyltransferase, whose product is MNIYSYHGIRPIIKPSAYVHPQAVIIGNVEIGEEVYIGPNAVIRGDWGKIIIKDGANVQENCTLHVFPGIETILEESAHIGHGAIIHSGHIGKNCLVGMNAVVMDKAVIGDECIIGALAFVPANFRCDARKLIVGSPAKIIRDVSDEMIKWKTQGTRLYQELAREGKDAILPCEPFSEYVQQIPTKVVDYSIWDDVK
- a CDS encoding alpha/beta hydrolase, which translates into the protein MIKKLLIISTILFTFQSVAFAQTGNVKPLTIGEIRTIESKILNEERTLNIYLPQNFDKTKSYPIIYLLDGSMNEDFIHVTGLVQFFNQMYSMPETIVVGIANIDRKRDFTFHTDLKDLQKDYPTTGHSDKFISFLEKELKPYIESQFKTTDKYVFGQSLGGLLATEILLKKPEMFNNYFIISPSLWWDDESLLKQAPQLLAKIQDTKKFVYVSVGKGEHPVMVKDAEDLFDVLKKANKKNWTLEYKMMETDNHATILHRSLYEGLVKLFPYQEAKN
- the paaZ gene encoding phenylacetic acid degradation bifunctional protein PaaZ produces the protein MEKLKNYIHGEWIEGTGNGIPLYNAVNGEQVAISDTEGLNFEQALDYGRTVGYKNLSSMTFYDRGEMLKKVALYLLERKKKYYELSYKTGATYADSWVDIEGGFGTFFTYSGLAKRMLPNTPFWVDGETQKISANGTFLGTHILTPSEGVSVQINAYNFPVWGMLEKLSTSLLAGVPSIVKPSPFGSYLTNAVFQDMIESGVLPEGAVQLICGEPGNVLDYIQDGDSVLFTGSATTGRKLKSLPSIAGNAVRFNMEADSLNCSILGLDAKPGTPEFDLFIKEVRNEMTTKAGQKCTAIRRIIVPENLIGDVQNALSKALDQTKIGNPLSRETRMGSLVGKQQYDEVLRKVDLLKAETELVYDGQHELVDANYENGAFMSPKLFLNDSPFTKNISHDVEAFGPVSTLMPYKDAEEAAALAKRGKGSLVGSIISHDDNFVAETSWKMASQHGRIFVLNRDNAKESTGHGSPLPTLMHGGPGRAGGGEEMGGLGGLHFFLQKTAIQGSPDTLTAITKIYQQGAEKKYSDKHPFQKYFEDVEVGDSLETAGRTVTDADIVNFSNVSWDHFYAHTDATSLTGTIFDKTVAHGYFILSAAAGLFVSGKKGPVIANYGLENCSFFKPVYAGDTITVYLTAKEKINRGVKGRNIPSGVVKWLVEVVNQRDEIVCVATILTLVAKHSPFIDLNVKNIQKTLNGLTDSTQPNWGKMSPQQMIEHLEHGVLVSLGEPEAEKCFTPEEQLEKWQDSLYNHRKMPKDFPAPFLADDEKLLELRHKNLEAAKISFMDNLKRFSIYYKENPHAEHMNFVFGKLNKEMWELMHKKHFTHHFEQFGLI